One genomic region from Streptomyces sp. Li-HN-5-11 encodes:
- a CDS encoding alkaline phosphatase family protein — translation MTYDIGGGRPGRGKVLVVGMDGLRHDRLAFPQPSAGGTPISLRSPAAAPVLHGLMATGAHGTSLLPYGEADGQAGDGPSTSTAHTDSGPGWSSVLTGVWPDRHGVRGNDFAGADYTRHPDFISRAVAARPGLRTAAVVSWPELVRRGVLGRAVGRCVHYDGESDGYERADGLVARTAERWLTEDDPDLVFVYFGATDEAGHATGPFSPAYDRALLAQDTHLGRLLEAIDARRAGPGRADERWTVLVTTDHGHLDTGGHGGDTRAEREVFVILAEPGAPGGGRLEAPSLVDIAPTVLDRLGIPVDPAWGLQGRVLPRLTAPTSEWS, via the coding sequence ATGACGTACGACATCGGCGGCGGGCGGCCGGGGCGCGGCAAGGTCCTCGTGGTGGGCATGGACGGGCTGCGCCACGACCGGCTGGCCTTCCCCCAGCCTTCGGCCGGGGGGACCCCCATCTCGCTTCGCTCGCCGGCCGCGGCGCCGGTGCTGCACGGCCTGATGGCCACGGGCGCCCACGGCACCAGCCTGCTGCCCTACGGCGAGGCGGACGGCCAGGCCGGGGACGGCCCGTCCACCAGCACGGCCCACACCGACTCCGGGCCCGGCTGGTCGAGCGTGCTGACCGGAGTGTGGCCCGACCGGCACGGGGTGAGGGGCAACGACTTCGCCGGCGCCGACTACACGCGCCACCCCGACTTCATCAGCCGCGCCGTCGCCGCCCGGCCCGGTCTGCGCACCGCGGCGGTGGTGTCCTGGCCGGAACTCGTCCGCCGCGGCGTCCTCGGGCGTGCCGTCGGCCGGTGCGTGCACTACGACGGCGAGTCGGACGGCTACGAGAGGGCGGACGGCCTCGTGGCCCGCACCGCCGAACGGTGGCTGACCGAGGACGACCCGGACCTGGTGTTCGTGTACTTCGGCGCCACCGACGAGGCCGGCCACGCCACGGGCCCGTTCAGTCCCGCCTACGACCGCGCCCTCCTCGCCCAGGACACCCACCTGGGGCGGCTGCTGGAGGCGATCGACGCCCGGCGCGCCGGCCCCGGCCGCGCCGACGAGCGCTGGACCGTGCTGGTCACCACGGACCACGGTCACCTCGACACCGGCGGCCACGGCGGCGACACGCGTGCCGAGCGGGAGGTCTTCGTCATCCTCGCCGAACCCGGCGCGCCGGGCGGCGGCCGGCTCGAGGCGCCCAGCCTCGTCGACATCGCCCCCACCGTCCTGGACCGTCTCGGCATCCCCGTCGACCCCGCCTGGGGCCTGCAGGGCCGCGTCCTGCCCCGCCTCACCGCACCGACTTCGGAATGGTCATGA
- a CDS encoding glycoside hydrolase family 38 C-terminal domain-containing protein, translating to MHDERRRIEERAERLHTQRIKPALYAATVPLEVAAWQAPGEPVPFAEAEAASYEPFAMGTPWGPPWGTTWFRMRGQVPDGWAGRRVEAVIDLGFVGDWPGNQAEALVHLTDGTPLKAVNPLNQYVPIANPAAGGERIDYLVEAASNPDILANDFAAPTLLGDVLTAGDKPLYVFRRADLAVLDEEVFHLDLDLQVLRELMVELGEHDPRRHEILHALDRALDLLDLDDISASAAAVREALGPVLSKPAHASAHIVSGVGHAHIDSAWLWPIRETKRKTSRTFSNVTALADEYEEFVFACSQAQQYEWVRDNYPHVWERIKKSVAKGQWAPVGGMWVESDGNLPGGEAIARQLIHGKRFFIEHFGIETKGVWLPDSFGYNAAYPQLAKLAGNEWFLTQKISWNQTNTFPHHTFWWEGIDGTRIFTHFPPIDTYNARFSGVEMARAVRNYAEKGGATRSLAPFGWGDGGGGPTREIMERARRLRNLEGSPRVEIEHPDAFFAKAREEYPDAPVWVGELYLELHRATYTTQARTKQGNRRSEHKLREAELWATTAALHAPGYSYPYEKLDRLWKTVLLHQFHDILPGSSIAWVHREAEAEYARVAKELEELTAEAVAALGDGTTRVFNTSPYDRAEVVRTATGEPVYVEAPANGSAPVGAGTRPAPVTVSGRVLDNGLVRLEVAEDGTLASVRDLRAGGREVLAEAGNLLRLHTDLPNYWDAWDVDKHYRNRYTDLLDADSVEIADEDPLLASIRVTRSFGKGSRITQTITLRAGSPRIDFETDIDWHEAEKFLKAGFPVDIRAPHSSVEIQFGHIQRPTHTNTSWEAARFEVSGHRWVHIGEPGYGVAIINDSTYGHDVSRTVREDGGTTTTVRLSLVRAPRVPDPEADQGRHRFTYSLLPGAGIEDAVAEGYALNLPLRMADAAGAPQPVVSVDGEGVTVEAVKMADDESGDVVVRLYESRGGRARGVLRTGFPLAGAQVTDLLERPLQDTDLADGGVPVELRPFQILTLRLRRG from the coding sequence ATGCACGACGAACGCCGCCGGATCGAGGAGCGCGCGGAGCGCCTCCACACCCAGCGCATCAAGCCCGCGCTCTACGCGGCCACCGTCCCCCTGGAGGTAGCGGCCTGGCAGGCACCGGGGGAGCCGGTCCCGTTCGCCGAGGCCGAGGCAGCCTCCTACGAGCCGTTCGCCATGGGCACCCCCTGGGGCCCGCCCTGGGGCACGACCTGGTTCCGCATGAGGGGGCAGGTGCCCGACGGCTGGGCCGGGCGGCGCGTCGAGGCCGTCATCGACCTCGGCTTCGTCGGCGACTGGCCCGGCAACCAGGCCGAGGCCCTGGTGCACCTGACGGACGGCACACCGCTGAAGGCGGTCAACCCCCTCAACCAGTACGTGCCGATCGCCAACCCGGCGGCCGGCGGGGAGCGCATCGACTACCTGGTCGAGGCGGCCTCCAACCCCGACATCCTCGCGAACGACTTCGCGGCGCCGACCCTGCTGGGCGACGTCCTGACCGCCGGCGACAAGCCGCTCTACGTGTTCCGGCGAGCCGATCTGGCTGTGCTCGACGAGGAGGTCTTCCACCTCGACCTCGACCTGCAGGTGCTGCGCGAGCTGATGGTGGAGCTCGGCGAGCACGACCCACGCCGGCACGAGATCCTGCACGCCCTCGACCGCGCCCTCGACCTGCTGGACCTGGACGACATCTCCGCATCGGCCGCCGCCGTGCGCGAGGCGCTGGGGCCGGTGCTGTCCAAGCCCGCCCACGCCAGCGCCCACATCGTCTCCGGCGTCGGCCACGCGCACATCGACTCGGCGTGGCTGTGGCCCATCCGCGAGACCAAGCGCAAGACCTCCCGCACCTTCTCCAACGTCACCGCGCTCGCCGACGAGTACGAGGAGTTCGTCTTCGCCTGCTCGCAGGCCCAGCAGTACGAGTGGGTGCGCGACAACTACCCGCACGTGTGGGAGCGGATCAAGAAGTCCGTGGCCAAGGGCCAGTGGGCGCCCGTCGGCGGCATGTGGGTCGAGTCGGACGGCAACCTGCCCGGCGGCGAGGCCATCGCCCGCCAGCTCATCCACGGCAAGCGTTTCTTCATCGAGCACTTCGGCATCGAGACCAAGGGCGTGTGGCTGCCGGACTCCTTCGGCTACAACGCGGCCTACCCGCAGCTCGCCAAGCTCGCCGGCAACGAGTGGTTCCTCACCCAGAAGATCTCCTGGAACCAGACCAACACCTTCCCGCACCACACCTTCTGGTGGGAGGGCATCGACGGCACCCGCATCTTCACCCACTTCCCGCCCATCGACACCTACAACGCGCGCTTCAGCGGCGTGGAGATGGCCCGCGCGGTCCGCAACTACGCCGAGAAGGGCGGCGCCACCCGCTCGCTCGCCCCCTTCGGCTGGGGCGACGGCGGTGGCGGCCCCACCCGCGAGATCATGGAACGCGCACGTCGGCTGAGGAACCTCGAAGGCTCCCCGCGGGTCGAGATCGAGCACCCCGACGCGTTCTTCGCCAAGGCCCGCGAGGAGTACCCGGACGCGCCGGTGTGGGTGGGCGAGCTCTACCTGGAGCTGCACCGCGCCACGTACACCACGCAGGCCCGCACCAAGCAGGGCAACCGGCGCAGTGAGCACAAGCTGCGCGAGGCCGAGCTGTGGGCGACGACCGCCGCGCTGCACGCGCCGGGCTACAGCTACCCGTACGAGAAGCTGGACCGGCTGTGGAAGACGGTCCTGCTGCACCAGTTCCACGACATCCTGCCCGGCTCGTCCATCGCCTGGGTGCACCGCGAGGCCGAGGCCGAGTACGCGCGGGTGGCGAAGGAGCTGGAGGAGCTGACCGCCGAGGCGGTCGCCGCTCTGGGCGACGGCACGACCCGGGTCTTCAACACCAGCCCCTACGACCGTGCCGAGGTCGTCCGTACGGCCACGGGTGAACCCGTGTACGTGGAGGCGCCGGCGAACGGCAGTGCCCCCGTGGGCGCCGGGACCCGGCCCGCGCCGGTGACGGTGAGCGGCCGCGTCCTCGACAACGGCCTGGTGCGCCTCGAGGTGGCCGAGGACGGCACGCTCGCCTCCGTGCGCGACCTGCGCGCCGGGGGCCGCGAGGTCCTCGCCGAGGCGGGCAACCTGCTCCGCCTGCACACCGACCTCCCCAACTACTGGGACGCCTGGGACGTCGACAAGCACTACAGGAACCGTTACACCGACCTGCTGGACGCCGACTCGGTGGAGATCGCCGACGAGGACCCGCTGCTCGCCTCGATCCGCGTCACGCGCTCCTTCGGCAAGGGCTCGAGGATCACCCAGACGATCACGCTCCGCGCGGGCAGCCCCCGCATCGACTTCGAGACGGACATCGACTGGCACGAGGCCGAGAAGTTCCTCAAGGCGGGCTTCCCGGTCGACATCCGCGCCCCGCACTCCTCCGTGGAGATCCAGTTCGGCCACATCCAGCGGCCCACGCACACCAACACCAGCTGGGAGGCGGCCCGCTTCGAGGTCTCCGGGCACCGCTGGGTGCACATCGGCGAACCCGGCTACGGCGTCGCGATCATCAACGACTCGACGTACGGCCACGACGTCTCCCGCACGGTCCGCGAGGACGGCGGCACGACCACCACGGTCCGCCTCAGCCTGGTCCGCGCCCCGCGCGTCCCGGACCCCGAGGCCGACCAGGGCCGGCACCGCTTCACGTACTCCCTGCTGCCGGGCGCGGGCATCGAGGACGCGGTCGCCGAGGGCTACGCCCTCAACCTGCCGCTGCGGATGGCGGACGCGGCCGGCGCACCGCAGCCGGTGGTCTCCGTCGACGGCGAGGGCGTGACCGTCGAGGCGGTGAAGATGGCGGACGACGAGTCCGGTGACGTCGTCGTGCGGCTGTACGAGTCCCGGGGCGGCCGCGCCCGGGGCGTGCTGCGCACCGGCTTCCCCCTCGCGGGTGCCCAGGTCACCGACCTGCTGGAGCGCCCGCTTCAGGACACGGACCTCGCCGACGGCGGTGTCCCCGTCGAGCTGCGGCCCTTCCAGATCCTGACGCTCCGGCTGCGAAGGGGCTGA
- a CDS encoding DeoR/GlpR family DNA-binding transcription regulator, with protein sequence MLAERRHQLILRALRSGGPAAVTDLSEQLGVSPATIRRDLVKLEEDGLLTRVHGGAVVEEGDQPFAEVAEVRVAEKDAIAACAAAMVADGQSVLLDIGTTAFRLARQLHGRRLTVITSNLVVYEELADDEGIELVLLGGMVRREYRSLVGFLTEDNLRQLHADWLFLGTSGVRPGGQVMDTTVVEVPVKRAMIRASDKVVLLADSAKFPGTGMARVCGPEDLDVLVTDAAVDTATRSSLEEAAVEVVVAGKVQA encoded by the coding sequence GTGCTGGCAGAACGACGACACCAACTCATCCTGCGGGCCCTGCGCTCCGGCGGCCCCGCGGCTGTGACCGACCTCTCCGAACAGCTGGGTGTGAGCCCCGCCACGATCAGGCGCGACCTGGTCAAGCTGGAGGAGGACGGCCTGCTCACCCGTGTGCACGGTGGCGCCGTCGTGGAGGAGGGCGACCAGCCCTTCGCCGAGGTCGCCGAGGTGCGCGTGGCCGAGAAGGACGCCATAGCGGCGTGCGCCGCGGCCATGGTCGCCGACGGCCAGTCGGTGCTGCTCGACATCGGCACGACCGCCTTCCGGCTCGCCCGCCAGCTGCACGGCCGCCGCCTGACGGTGATCACCAGCAACCTGGTGGTCTACGAGGAGCTCGCCGACGACGAGGGCATCGAGCTGGTGCTGCTCGGCGGCATGGTCCGCCGCGAGTACCGCTCCCTGGTCGGCTTCCTCACCGAGGACAATCTGCGCCAGCTCCACGCGGACTGGCTCTTCCTCGGCACCAGCGGGGTGCGCCCGGGCGGGCAGGTGATGGACACGACGGTCGTCGAGGTGCCGGTGAAGCGGGCCATGATCAGGGCCAGTGACAAGGTCGTCCTGCTCGCCGACTCCGCCAAGTTCCCGGGTACGGGGATGGCGAGGGTGTGCGGTCCGGAGGACCTGGACGTGCTGGTGACGGACGCCGCGGTCGACACGGCGACCCGGTCCTCCCTGGAGGAGGCCGCCGTCGAGGTGGTCGTGGCAGGAAAGGTGCAAGCGTGA
- a CDS encoding extracellular solute-binding protein: MDLSRRGFLQAAALTAAASGLTVACGGGSGSGGTKNGKNLTLWYWGGALSDKVVAEAKTHFSSTVTLTTASIGGDFKQKLTTTLAAGTSVPDITGIKGEDMASFLPNANRFLDLNDLGFKKISSQYLEWKTKLAQTEDGKQIGFPIDIGPTALFYREDFFAKAGVPTDPDKVAALVKTWEDYFTLGTELQKKNPGTYLVNNLGSMFDMTVGQGTQRFIDKNNHFIGDQDHIRAAWTTSVRPYTLGLDAKINDNTWNAAVGKTLLTELGAAWHALDIEQAAPGTKGKWRVTAMPGGPANQGGSYLALPKQCRNPEEAYKIISWILSPANDARGFTDAAIFPAAPAAYTMPAMTGPDAFFGGQKIIDVFGPAAKAVPAAYEAPADAAVMAPYKTELTNIETKGKKPDDAWKDAVSQARQIARRQGVS, from the coding sequence GTGGACCTTTCTCGTAGAGGCTTCCTCCAGGCCGCCGCGCTCACCGCGGCCGCATCCGGCCTGACCGTCGCATGCGGCGGAGGCTCGGGATCGGGCGGCACCAAGAACGGCAAGAACCTCACCTTGTGGTACTGGGGCGGCGCGCTCAGCGACAAGGTGGTCGCGGAGGCGAAGACCCACTTCAGCAGCACGGTCACGCTGACCACCGCGTCCATCGGCGGCGACTTCAAGCAGAAGCTCACCACCACCCTCGCCGCGGGCACCTCCGTGCCCGACATCACCGGCATCAAGGGCGAGGACATGGCGTCCTTCCTGCCCAACGCGAACCGCTTCCTCGACCTGAACGACCTGGGCTTCAAGAAGATCTCGTCGCAGTACCTGGAGTGGAAGACCAAGCTCGCCCAGACCGAGGACGGCAAGCAGATCGGCTTCCCGATCGACATCGGCCCCACCGCGCTCTTCTACCGCGAGGACTTCTTCGCCAAGGCCGGGGTGCCCACCGACCCGGACAAGGTCGCCGCCCTGGTCAAGACCTGGGAGGACTACTTCACGCTCGGCACCGAGCTGCAGAAGAAGAACCCCGGCACCTACCTGGTCAACAACCTCGGCTCCATGTTCGACATGACCGTCGGCCAGGGCACCCAGCGGTTCATCGACAAGAACAACCACTTCATCGGCGACCAGGACCACATCCGCGCCGCGTGGACCACGTCGGTGCGCCCCTACACCCTCGGCCTCGACGCCAAGATCAACGACAACACCTGGAACGCCGCCGTCGGCAAGACCCTCCTCACCGAGCTCGGCGCGGCCTGGCATGCGCTGGACATCGAGCAGGCCGCGCCGGGCACCAAGGGCAAGTGGCGGGTCACCGCGATGCCCGGCGGACCGGCCAATCAGGGCGGTTCCTACCTGGCCCTGCCCAAGCAGTGCCGCAACCCCGAAGAGGCGTACAAGATCATCAGCTGGATCCTCAGCCCCGCGAACGACGCCCGCGGCTTCACCGACGCCGCCATCTTCCCCGCCGCCCCGGCCGCCTACACCATGCCGGCCATGACGGGCCCCGACGCCTTCTTCGGCGGACAGAAGATCATCGACGTCTTCGGGCCGGCCGCCAAGGCCGTGCCGGCCGCGTACGAGGCCCCGGCCGACGCCGCTGTCATGGCCCCCTACAAGACGGAACTGACCAACATCGAGACCAAGGGCAAGAAGCCCGACGACGCCTGGAAGGACGCGGTCAGCCAGGCCAGGCAGATCGCCCGCCGGCAGGGGGTGAGCTGA
- a CDS encoding 6-phospho-beta-glucosidase has product MKLTILGGGGFRVPLVYGVLLGDRGEGRVTHVVLHDLDPQRLSAVTRVLAEQAARVEDAPEVTATTDLDEALRGADFVFSAIRVGGLEGRANDERVALAEGVLGQETVGAGGVAYGLRTVPVAVDIARRVARLAPDAWVINFTNPAGLVTEAMSRHLGDRVIGICDSPVGLGRRIARVLGANPKEAWIDYVGLNHLGWVRGLRVAGRDELPRLLADPDLLGSFEEGKLFGADWLQSLGAIPNEYLHYYYFNRDAVRAYQQAERTRGAFLRDQQDRFYEEMRRPGAAALATWDRTRAEREATYMAENRETAGAGEREADDLSGGYEKVALALMRAIARDERTTLILNVRNRSTLGVLDSEAVIEVPCLVDASGAHPVSVDPLPGHATGLVCAVKAVEREVLAAAESGSRTTAVKAFALHPLVDSVNVARRLVEGYTAVHPGLAYLR; this is encoded by the coding sequence GTGAAGCTGACGATTCTGGGCGGCGGCGGTTTCCGGGTGCCGCTCGTGTACGGGGTCCTGCTGGGCGACCGCGGCGAGGGCCGGGTCACGCACGTCGTGCTGCACGACCTGGATCCGCAGCGGCTGTCCGCGGTGACGCGGGTGCTCGCCGAGCAGGCCGCCCGGGTGGAGGACGCCCCCGAGGTGACCGCCACCACCGACCTCGACGAGGCCCTGCGCGGCGCCGACTTCGTCTTCTCCGCGATCCGCGTCGGCGGCCTGGAGGGCAGGGCGAACGACGAACGCGTGGCCCTCGCGGAGGGCGTCCTCGGCCAGGAGACCGTGGGCGCCGGAGGCGTCGCGTACGGACTGCGCACGGTTCCCGTCGCGGTCGACATCGCCCGGCGGGTGGCCCGTCTCGCCCCCGACGCCTGGGTGATCAACTTCACCAACCCGGCCGGGCTGGTCACCGAGGCGATGTCCCGCCACCTCGGCGACCGCGTCATCGGCATCTGCGACTCCCCGGTCGGCCTCGGCCGCCGTATCGCCCGGGTGCTCGGCGCGAACCCGAAGGAGGCGTGGATCGACTACGTCGGCCTCAACCACCTCGGCTGGGTGCGCGGGCTGCGGGTGGCCGGCCGCGACGAGCTCCCGCGCCTGCTCGCCGACCCCGACCTGCTCGGCTCCTTCGAGGAGGGCAAGCTCTTCGGCGCCGACTGGCTGCAGTCCCTCGGCGCGATCCCGAACGAGTACCTGCACTACTACTACTTCAACCGCGACGCCGTACGCGCCTACCAGCAGGCCGAGCGGACCCGCGGCGCCTTCCTGCGGGACCAGCAGGACCGCTTCTACGAGGAGATGAGACGCCCCGGCGCGGCGGCCCTCGCGACCTGGGACCGCACCCGCGCCGAGCGCGAGGCCACCTACATGGCGGAGAACCGCGAGACGGCCGGCGCCGGCGAGCGCGAGGCCGACGACCTCTCCGGCGGGTACGAGAAGGTCGCCCTCGCCCTGATGCGGGCCATCGCCCGCGACGAGCGCACCACCCTGATCCTCAACGTGCGCAACCGCAGCACCCTCGGCGTGCTCGACTCCGAGGCCGTCATCGAGGTGCCCTGCCTGGTCGACGCGAGCGGCGCGCACCCGGTGTCCGTCGACCCGCTGCCCGGCCACGCCACCGGCCTGGTCTGCGCGGTCAAGGCGGTCGAGCGCGAGGTGCTGGCCGCCGCCGAGTCGGGCTCCCGTACGACGGCGGTGAAGGCGTTCGCGCTGCACCCGCTGGTCGACTCGGTGAACGTGGCCCGCAGGCTCGTCGAGGGCTACACCGCGGTCCACCCCGGGCTGGCGTACCTTAGGTGA
- a CDS encoding carbohydrate ABC transporter permease: MTAADTTRPAPRTRRLRRPKGLTAHIILMVAVVISVFPFAWTIVMATNTTEDIYKSPPKLTFGSHLLENVRHVLNTIDFFGSMLNTVMVASVTTVLVLFIDSLAAFTFAKFDFPGRKVLFGTLLLFMMLPLQLAVLPQFILMSKIGWVGMLKALALPSLANAFGIFWLHQYIQNGVPDELLDAARIDGAGFFRQYWNIALPMIRPALSFLAIYAFVNCWNDYIWPLIVLTNPDHVTLQVELAQLNVGHTTDYSMVMAGVLMAALPLVVVFSIFARGFIAGATEGAVQGS; this comes from the coding sequence ATGACGGCAGCGGACACGACGCGGCCGGCCCCGCGCACGAGGCGGCTGCGCCGTCCCAAGGGCCTGACCGCGCACATCATCCTCATGGTGGCCGTCGTGATCTCGGTCTTCCCGTTCGCGTGGACGATCGTCATGGCGACCAACACCACCGAGGACATCTACAAGAGCCCGCCGAAGCTGACCTTCGGTTCGCACCTGCTGGAGAACGTCCGGCACGTGCTGAACACCATCGACTTCTTCGGGTCGATGCTCAACACGGTGATGGTCGCCTCCGTCACCACCGTCCTGGTGCTGTTCATCGACTCCCTGGCGGCCTTCACCTTCGCCAAGTTCGACTTCCCCGGGCGCAAGGTGCTCTTCGGCACGCTGCTGCTGTTCATGATGCTGCCGCTGCAGCTGGCGGTCCTGCCGCAGTTCATCCTCATGTCGAAGATCGGCTGGGTCGGGATGCTGAAGGCGCTGGCCCTGCCGTCCCTGGCCAACGCGTTCGGCATCTTCTGGCTGCACCAGTACATACAGAACGGCGTGCCCGACGAACTCCTCGACGCCGCGCGCATCGACGGCGCCGGGTTCTTCCGCCAGTACTGGAACATCGCGCTGCCCATGATCCGGCCCGCGCTGTCCTTCCTCGCCATCTACGCGTTCGTCAACTGCTGGAACGACTACATCTGGCCGCTCATCGTGCTCACCAACCCCGACCACGTCACTCTCCAGGTGGAGCTCGCCCAGCTCAACGTCGGCCACACCACCGACTACAGCATGGTCATGGCCGGCGTGCTGATGGCGGCGCTCCCGCTGGTCGTCGTCTTCAGCATCTTCGCCCGCGGGTTCATCGCGGGCGCCACCGAGGGCGCGGTCCAGGGCAGCTGA
- a CDS encoding sugar ABC transporter permease: MLSYWRQYLAISPFYLIFAAFSFFPVFYSLYLAFQRWDGMGTMQFVGLQQFRFLWSDPVFWLSVRNTLVIWVLSTVPTLLGALVLATLLHSVRRFKGFYRIALYVPNVTSIVAVAIFFGAVFSNNFGLVNAILGTVGISPVPWLSNPWLIKVVIALLMTWMWTGYNMIIYLAGLQAIPTSIYEAARMDGAGPIRTFFQITIPIMRPIILFTVIISTINGLQSFSEPQVLFANNAANANLGGPGQAGLTTLLYFYQSAFLNNDYGYGAAIVWAFFVLIMVLVAVNWRITQRGRKP; the protein is encoded by the coding sequence CTGCTGTCGTACTGGCGGCAGTACCTCGCGATCTCGCCCTTCTACCTGATCTTCGCCGCGTTCTCCTTCTTCCCGGTCTTCTACTCGCTGTACCTGGCCTTCCAGCGCTGGGACGGCATGGGCACCATGCAGTTCGTGGGCCTGCAGCAGTTCCGGTTCCTCTGGTCGGACCCGGTCTTCTGGCTGTCGGTCCGCAACACCCTGGTGATCTGGGTGCTGTCCACCGTGCCCACGCTCCTCGGCGCCCTGGTCCTGGCGACCCTGCTGCACTCGGTGCGCCGCTTCAAGGGCTTCTACCGCATCGCCCTCTACGTGCCGAACGTGACCTCGATCGTCGCGGTGGCGATCTTCTTCGGTGCGGTGTTCAGCAACAACTTCGGCCTGGTGAACGCGATCCTTGGCACGGTCGGCATCTCGCCGGTCCCGTGGCTGAGCAACCCGTGGCTGATCAAGGTGGTCATCGCGCTGCTGATGACCTGGATGTGGACCGGCTACAACATGATCATCTACCTGGCCGGTCTCCAGGCGATCCCCACCTCGATCTACGAGGCGGCCAGGATGGACGGCGCCGGCCCCATCCGCACCTTCTTCCAGATCACCATCCCGATCATGCGGCCGATCATCCTGTTCACGGTCATCATCTCGACCATCAACGGCCTGCAGAGCTTCAGCGAACCCCAGGTCCTGTTCGCCAACAACGCGGCCAACGCCAACCTCGGCGGCCCGGGCCAGGCCGGTCTGACCACGCTGCTGTACTTCTACCAGTCGGCCTTCCTCAACAACGACTACGGCTACGGCGCGGCCATCGTGTGGGCCTTCTTCGTACTGATCATGGTGCTCGTCGCCGTCAACTGGCGCATCACACAGCGAGGGAGGAAACCATGA
- a CDS encoding carbohydrate kinase family protein encodes MDDNRPDVLLTGLLFYDLVLTGLDKPPTPGEEVWTSGMGSGPGGIANLAVAASRFGLRTSLATVFGDDFYGAYCREVLAGQEGVDLALSRTADGWPTPVTVSLAQGSDRALVTHGLQPPYSQDDLMRDPPEARTALVHIEAEPRAWLAKAAANGTRIYADVGWDPTQKWSRDLLEQLSLCHAFLPNETEAMAYTRTDSAVAALGTLTELVPVAVITRGGDGAIAADQTTGEYAEVPALDACVLDPTGAGDVFGASFVAASLGGWPLEERLRFAVLAAGLSVEHHSGALAAPGWYGVDRWWRSLTDPALKTAYGFLADRLPADAGPPVRRAPVTPPAPRTPGGPTAAARQH; translated from the coding sequence GTGGACGACAACCGGCCCGACGTGCTGCTGACCGGGCTGCTCTTCTACGACCTCGTCCTCACGGGGCTCGACAAGCCTCCGACGCCGGGCGAGGAGGTCTGGACGTCCGGCATGGGCTCGGGCCCCGGAGGCATCGCGAACCTGGCGGTGGCCGCGTCCCGCTTCGGCCTGCGCACGTCCCTGGCCACGGTCTTCGGCGACGACTTCTACGGCGCGTACTGCCGTGAGGTCCTCGCCGGCCAGGAAGGCGTCGACCTCGCGCTCTCCCGCACCGCGGACGGCTGGCCCACCCCCGTCACCGTCTCGCTCGCCCAGGGATCCGACCGGGCCCTCGTCACCCACGGCCTGCAGCCGCCGTACTCCCAGGACGACCTGATGCGCGACCCGCCCGAGGCGCGCACCGCACTCGTCCACATCGAGGCCGAGCCGCGCGCATGGCTCGCCAAGGCCGCGGCGAACGGCACCCGGATCTACGCCGACGTCGGCTGGGACCCCACCCAGAAGTGGTCCCGCGACCTGCTCGAGCAGCTCTCCCTGTGCCACGCCTTCCTGCCCAACGAGACCGAGGCCATGGCCTACACCCGCACCGACAGCGCGGTCGCCGCGCTCGGCACGCTCACCGAGCTGGTGCCGGTCGCGGTGATCACCCGCGGCGGGGACGGCGCCATCGCCGCCGACCAGACCACCGGAGAGTACGCGGAGGTCCCGGCGCTCGACGCCTGCGTCCTGGACCCGACGGGCGCCGGTGACGTCTTCGGGGCGAGCTTCGTAGCGGCCTCCCTCGGCGGCTGGCCGCTGGAGGAACGGCTGCGGTTCGCGGTCCTCGCGGCCGGGCTGTCCGTCGAGCACCACTCGGGGGCGCTCGCCGCGCCCGGCTGGTACGGCGTCGACCGCTGGTGGCGGTCGCTGACGGACCCCGCGCTCAAGACTGCGTACGGCTTCCTGGCGGACCGCCTCCCGGCGGACGCCGGCCCGCCGGTGCGCCGCGCCCCCGTCACCCCGCCGGCCCCTCGCACGCCCGGCGGCCCGACCGCCGCCGCGCGGCAGCACTGA